Proteins from one Cicer arietinum cultivar CDC Frontier isolate Library 1 chromosome 3, Cicar.CDCFrontier_v2.0, whole genome shotgun sequence genomic window:
- the LOC101498248 gene encoding OVARIAN TUMOR DOMAIN-containing deubiquitinating enzyme 10-like isoform X2 gives MVLYEHSDVYQWGLNLLDGDPGYNLDYYDSMVQHDTGDIYNGHYFNSNYDNECNHVENDEIIARALQEEFSQLAIAESSRYLQASEDQFHVTETEPAYDWHDSSMVNYCSGGNDYAQEGVGDVESSCSSPTETEECSLEITDNYPLDDEVGKRLSQIIPIPHVPKINGEIPSIDEATSDHQRLLDRLQLYDFVEHKVHGDGNCQFRALSDQLYHAPDHHKFVRRQVVNQLKSSPTIYDGYVPMEYGDYLDKMSKSGEWGDHVTLQAAADSACNVEKISHEF, from the exons ATGGTTTTATACGAGCACTCAGATGTTTATCAGTGGGGTCTTAATCTTCTTGACGGTGACCCTGGTTATAATCTGGACTACTATGACAGCATGGTTCAACATGATACCGGTGACATCTATAATGGACACTACTTCAATAGTAATTATGATAATGAATGTAACCATGTAGAGAATGATGAGATCATTGCGCGTGCTCTTCAAGAAGAGTTTTCACAGCTAGCGATTGCTGAATCTTCAAGGTATTTACAAGCAAGTGAAGATCAGTTTCATGTCACTGAGACTGAGCCTGCATATGATTGGCATGATTCTTCAATGGTCAATTATTGTTCAGGAG GTAATGATTATGCCCAAGAAGGAGTTGGTGACGTAGAAAGTTCGTGTTCTAGTCCTACTGAAACAGAGGAGTGTTCATTGGAGATAACCGATAATTATCCCCTTGATGATGAAGTAGGGAAGAGATTGAGTCAAATAATACCTATTCCT CATGTTCCAAAAATTAATGGAGAAATTCCTTCAATTGATGAAGCTACGTCGGATCATCAAAGGCTTCTTGATAG ATTGCAGTTATATGACTTTGTGGAGCACAAGGTGCATGGTGATGGTAATTGCCAG TTCCGTGCACTGTCGGATCAATTGTATCATGCACCTGATCACCACAAGTTTGTGAGAAGACAAGTTGTCAATCAG cTCAAATCTAGTCCAACGATTTATGATGGATATGTTCCGATGGAATATGGAGACTATTTGGACAAGATGTCTAA GAGTGGAGAATGGGGTGATCATGTCACTCTTCAAGCTGCTGCAGATTCG GCTTGTAATGTTGAAAAAATAAGTCATGAATTTTAA
- the LOC101498248 gene encoding OVARIAN TUMOR DOMAIN-containing deubiquitinating enzyme 12-like isoform X1: MVLYEHSDVYQWGLNLLDGDPGYNLDYYDSMVQHDTGDIYNGHYFNSNYDNECNHVENDEIIARALQEEFSQLAIAESSRYLQASEDQFHVTETEPAYDWHDSSMVNYCSGGNDYAQEGVGDVESSCSSPTETEECSLEITDNYPLDDEVGKRLSQIIPIPHVPKINGEIPSIDEATSDHQRLLDRLQLYDFVEHKVHGDGNCQFRALSDQLYHAPDHHKFVRRQVVNQLKSSPTIYDGYVPMEYGDYLDKMSKSGEWGDHVTLQAAADSYGVRIFVMTSFKDTCCIEILPHFEKPKGVIFLSFWAEVHYNSIYPQGDIASSESRKKKRWWSFGSRN; encoded by the exons ATGGTTTTATACGAGCACTCAGATGTTTATCAGTGGGGTCTTAATCTTCTTGACGGTGACCCTGGTTATAATCTGGACTACTATGACAGCATGGTTCAACATGATACCGGTGACATCTATAATGGACACTACTTCAATAGTAATTATGATAATGAATGTAACCATGTAGAGAATGATGAGATCATTGCGCGTGCTCTTCAAGAAGAGTTTTCACAGCTAGCGATTGCTGAATCTTCAAGGTATTTACAAGCAAGTGAAGATCAGTTTCATGTCACTGAGACTGAGCCTGCATATGATTGGCATGATTCTTCAATGGTCAATTATTGTTCAGGAG GTAATGATTATGCCCAAGAAGGAGTTGGTGACGTAGAAAGTTCGTGTTCTAGTCCTACTGAAACAGAGGAGTGTTCATTGGAGATAACCGATAATTATCCCCTTGATGATGAAGTAGGGAAGAGATTGAGTCAAATAATACCTATTCCT CATGTTCCAAAAATTAATGGAGAAATTCCTTCAATTGATGAAGCTACGTCGGATCATCAAAGGCTTCTTGATAG ATTGCAGTTATATGACTTTGTGGAGCACAAGGTGCATGGTGATGGTAATTGCCAG TTCCGTGCACTGTCGGATCAATTGTATCATGCACCTGATCACCACAAGTTTGTGAGAAGACAAGTTGTCAATCAG cTCAAATCTAGTCCAACGATTTATGATGGATATGTTCCGATGGAATATGGAGACTATTTGGACAAGATGTCTAA GAGTGGAGAATGGGGTGATCATGTCACTCTTCAAGCTGCTGCAGATTCG TATGGTGTGAGAATATTTGTCATGACTTCTTTTAAGGACACCTGTTGCATAGAGATACTTCCTCATTTTGAGAAGCCTAAAGGAG TGATTTTTCTGAGTTTTTGGGCAGAGGTGCATTACAATTCCATCTACCCTCAAGGAG ATATAGCTTCAAGTGAGTCAAGAAAGAAGAAAAGGTGGTGGAGCTTTGGGAGCAGAAATTAG
- the LOC101498825 gene encoding RNA polymerase sigma factor sigF, chloroplastic-like isoform X1 produces MFSPSTPFPSRILHSPSVMMPPDQAAPAVTSWSSSFAAQYFPTSVLLQEHRDEYKPLLHVSKEDKTSQATMNTRVMDVASVREKNNTGDVDESVHNCMRQLHLRCHLQNLLASSATEDFGTSSSTTQPADGFQWNALSLAKQALSASKQAAAAAEELKLIEVDDNSDDPLPLGLASTSLAHSSLGKNKIVRSTRLKERRSKQRKVSKSKVLDEEKYLTRKFDVQRRLRIEKKLKEGLEGNDPLRLFLWGPETKRLLNLEEESKLIAQIQDLLRLKETNIKLQSQFGREPTLAEWADGVGLSCRALQARLHCGNRSKDKLINANLRLVVHIAKYYQGRGLSLQDLLQEGSMGLMRGVEKFKPKAGCRFSTYAYWWIRQTIRRALFLHSKTIRLPENFYTLLGKVTEAKKSYIKEGNLHPTKEEIARQVGITVDKLEMLLFTARTPLSMERAVWADQDTTFQEITADSAIEIPNVSVAKQLMRSHVRNLLNVLNPKERRVIRLRFGIEDGYEKSLSDIGKVLGVCKERVRQLESQGLNKLKQNLVSQQLDAYVDLIV; encoded by the exons ATGTTTTCTCCCTCTACACCCTTCCCTTCTAGAATTCTTCATTCCCCTTCAG TTATGATGCCTCCTGACCAAGCTGCTCCTGCAGTTACTTCTTGGTCTTCTAGTTTTGCTGCTCAGTATTTTCCTACCTCAGTTCTTTTGCAAGAGCATCGCGATGAGTATAAGCCTCTACTTCATGTGTCTAAAGAAGACAAGACATCCCAG GCAACCATGAATACAAGGGTAATGGATGTGGCCTCAGTTCGGGAGAAAAACAACACTGGGGATGTTGATGAGTCGGTGCATAACTGTATGCGGCAGTTGCACCTTCGGTGTCATTTACAGAACTT ATTGGCTTCTTCGGCGACAGAGGATTTTGGCACTTCTTCTTCAACTACGCAACCTGCTGATGGTTTCCAGTGGAATGCACTTTCTCTTGCTAAGCAAGCTCTGTCTGCCTCAAAACAAGCAGCTGCAGCGGCTGAAGAGTTGAAATTGATTGAGGTTGATGACAATAGTGATGATCCACTACCTCTGGG TCTGGCCTCCACAAGTTTAGCCCACTCTTCACTTGGAAAGAATAAAATTGTGAGGTCAACACGGCTTAAAGAAAGGCGATCTAAACAGAGAAAAGTGTCAAAGTCAAAAGTTCTTGATGAAGAAAAGTACCTAACCAGAAAGTTTGATGTACAGAGAAGGTTACGAATAGAGAAAAAGTTAAAAGAAGGGCTTGAGGGAAATGACCCCCTGCGCTTGTTCTTATGGGGCCCTGAAACAAAGCGACTTTTGAACCTTGAAGAAGAGTCTAAATTGATTGCTCAGATACAG GATTTACTTAGATTGAAAGAAACAAACATCAAGCTTCAGTCTCAGTTTGggagggaaccaactttggctGAATGGGCAGATGGCGTGGGCCTTAGCTGTCGTGCCCTTCAGGCACGGCTTCATTGTGGTAACAGAAGCAAAGATAAGCTGATTAATGCCAACTTACGCCTGGTAGTTCACATAGCTAAATATTATCAGGGGCGTGGTCTCAGTCTTCAGGACTTATTGCAG GAGGGAAGTATGGGTCTTATGAGGGGTGTTGAAAAGTTCAAACCCAAAGCTGGTTGCCGGTTCAGTACTTATGCTTACTGGTGGATAAGGCAAACAATAAGGAGGGCCTTATTTCTGCATTCCAAAACAATCCGTCTACCG GAGAATTTCTACACCCTTTTGGGCAAGGTTACGGAAGCAAAGAAATCATACATTAAAGAAGGAAATCTTCATCCCACCAAAGAAGAAATAGCAAGGCAAGTAGGAATTACAGTAGATAAGTTGGAAATGTTGCTATTTACTGCAAGAACACCACTTTCAATGGAGCGAGCTGTGTGGGCAGATCAGGATACAACTTTCCAG GAGATTACTGCAGACTCTGCAATTGAAATCCCAAATGTATCTGTTGCGAAACAACTAATGAGGAGCCACGTACGCAACCTTTTAAATGTGTTGAACCCAAAAGAAAGGAGGGTAATAAGGCTGAGATTTGGGATTGAAGACGGCTACGAAAAATCTTTGTCAGATATTGGCAAGGTGTTGGGTGTTTGTAAGGAAAGGGTCAGGCAATTGGAGAGCCAAGGATTGAACAAGCTCAAGCAGAACCTTGTTAGTCAACAGCTTGATGCATACGTAGACTTGATTGTATAA
- the LOC101498825 gene encoding RNA polymerase sigma factor sigF, chloroplastic-like isoform X2 produces the protein MFSPSTPFPSRILHSPSVTSWSSSFAAQYFPTSVLLQEHRDEYKPLLHVSKEDKTSQATMNTRVMDVASVREKNNTGDVDESVHNCMRQLHLRCHLQNLLASSATEDFGTSSSTTQPADGFQWNALSLAKQALSASKQAAAAAEELKLIEVDDNSDDPLPLGLASTSLAHSSLGKNKIVRSTRLKERRSKQRKVSKSKVLDEEKYLTRKFDVQRRLRIEKKLKEGLEGNDPLRLFLWGPETKRLLNLEEESKLIAQIQDLLRLKETNIKLQSQFGREPTLAEWADGVGLSCRALQARLHCGNRSKDKLINANLRLVVHIAKYYQGRGLSLQDLLQEGSMGLMRGVEKFKPKAGCRFSTYAYWWIRQTIRRALFLHSKTIRLPENFYTLLGKVTEAKKSYIKEGNLHPTKEEIARQVGITVDKLEMLLFTARTPLSMERAVWADQDTTFQEITADSAIEIPNVSVAKQLMRSHVRNLLNVLNPKERRVIRLRFGIEDGYEKSLSDIGKVLGVCKERVRQLESQGLNKLKQNLVSQQLDAYVDLIV, from the exons ATGTTTTCTCCCTCTACACCCTTCCCTTCTAGAATTCTTCATTCCCCTTCAG TTACTTCTTGGTCTTCTAGTTTTGCTGCTCAGTATTTTCCTACCTCAGTTCTTTTGCAAGAGCATCGCGATGAGTATAAGCCTCTACTTCATGTGTCTAAAGAAGACAAGACATCCCAG GCAACCATGAATACAAGGGTAATGGATGTGGCCTCAGTTCGGGAGAAAAACAACACTGGGGATGTTGATGAGTCGGTGCATAACTGTATGCGGCAGTTGCACCTTCGGTGTCATTTACAGAACTT ATTGGCTTCTTCGGCGACAGAGGATTTTGGCACTTCTTCTTCAACTACGCAACCTGCTGATGGTTTCCAGTGGAATGCACTTTCTCTTGCTAAGCAAGCTCTGTCTGCCTCAAAACAAGCAGCTGCAGCGGCTGAAGAGTTGAAATTGATTGAGGTTGATGACAATAGTGATGATCCACTACCTCTGGG TCTGGCCTCCACAAGTTTAGCCCACTCTTCACTTGGAAAGAATAAAATTGTGAGGTCAACACGGCTTAAAGAAAGGCGATCTAAACAGAGAAAAGTGTCAAAGTCAAAAGTTCTTGATGAAGAAAAGTACCTAACCAGAAAGTTTGATGTACAGAGAAGGTTACGAATAGAGAAAAAGTTAAAAGAAGGGCTTGAGGGAAATGACCCCCTGCGCTTGTTCTTATGGGGCCCTGAAACAAAGCGACTTTTGAACCTTGAAGAAGAGTCTAAATTGATTGCTCAGATACAG GATTTACTTAGATTGAAAGAAACAAACATCAAGCTTCAGTCTCAGTTTGggagggaaccaactttggctGAATGGGCAGATGGCGTGGGCCTTAGCTGTCGTGCCCTTCAGGCACGGCTTCATTGTGGTAACAGAAGCAAAGATAAGCTGATTAATGCCAACTTACGCCTGGTAGTTCACATAGCTAAATATTATCAGGGGCGTGGTCTCAGTCTTCAGGACTTATTGCAG GAGGGAAGTATGGGTCTTATGAGGGGTGTTGAAAAGTTCAAACCCAAAGCTGGTTGCCGGTTCAGTACTTATGCTTACTGGTGGATAAGGCAAACAATAAGGAGGGCCTTATTTCTGCATTCCAAAACAATCCGTCTACCG GAGAATTTCTACACCCTTTTGGGCAAGGTTACGGAAGCAAAGAAATCATACATTAAAGAAGGAAATCTTCATCCCACCAAAGAAGAAATAGCAAGGCAAGTAGGAATTACAGTAGATAAGTTGGAAATGTTGCTATTTACTGCAAGAACACCACTTTCAATGGAGCGAGCTGTGTGGGCAGATCAGGATACAACTTTCCAG GAGATTACTGCAGACTCTGCAATTGAAATCCCAAATGTATCTGTTGCGAAACAACTAATGAGGAGCCACGTACGCAACCTTTTAAATGTGTTGAACCCAAAAGAAAGGAGGGTAATAAGGCTGAGATTTGGGATTGAAGACGGCTACGAAAAATCTTTGTCAGATATTGGCAAGGTGTTGGGTGTTTGTAAGGAAAGGGTCAGGCAATTGGAGAGCCAAGGATTGAACAAGCTCAAGCAGAACCTTGTTAGTCAACAGCTTGATGCATACGTAGACTTGATTGTATAA
- the LOC101499349 gene encoding small polypeptide DEVIL 16 has translation MAVKEISNTRSQNSHQHHQQQQEGCNACKSFGQKCSHLVKKQRAKFYILGRCVAMLLCWHERAEH, from the coding sequence ATGGCAGTGAAGGAAATTAGTAACACTAGGAGCCAAAATAGTCATcaacatcatcaacaacaacaagaagGTTGTAATGCTTGCAAGTCTTTTGGCCAGAAGTGTAGTCACTTGGTCAAGAAGCAGCGTGCAAAATTCTACATTCTTGGCCGTTGCGTTGCAATGCTTTTGTGTTGGCACGAGCGTGCCGAGCACTGA
- the LOC101499662 gene encoding cell division cycle protein 48 homolog isoform X1 produces MANQPESSDAKGTKRDFSTAILERKKAPNRLVVDEAVNDDNSVVALHPDTMEKLQLFRGDTILIKGKKRKDTICIALADETCEEPKIRMNKVVRNNLRVRLGDVVSVHQCADVKYGKRVHILPVDDTIEGVTGNLFDAYLKPYFLEAYRPVRKGDFFLVRGGMRSVEFKVIETDPSEYCVVAPDTEIFCEGEPIKREDENRLDEVGYDDVGGVRKQMAQIRELVELPLRHPQLFKSIGVKPPKGILLYGPPGSGKTLIARAVANETGAFFFCINGPEIMSKLAGESESNLRKAFEEAEKNAPSIIFIDEIDSIAPKREKTHGEVERRIVSQLLTLMDGLKSRAHVIVMGATNRPNSIDPALRRFGRFDREIDIGVPDEVGRLEVLRIHTKNMKLAEDVDLEKIAKDTHGYVGADLAALCTEAALQCIREKMDVIDLEDETIDAEILNSMAVSNEHFQTALGSSNPSALRETVVEVPNCSWEDIGGLENVKRELQETVQYPVEHPEKFEKFGMSPSKGVLFYGPPGCGKTLLAKAIANECQANFISVKGPELLTMWFGESEANVREIFDKARGSAPCVLFFDELDSIATQRGSSVGDAGGAADRVLNQLLTEMDGMSAKKTVFIIGATNRPDIIDPALLRPGRLDQLIYIPLPDEDSRHQIFKACLRKSPISKDVDIRALAKYTQGFSGADITEICQRACKYAIRENIEKDIERERRRSENPEAMEEDVEDEVAEIKAAHFEESMKYARRSVSDADIRKYQAFAQTLQQSRGFGSEFRFADSSSGGTTAAAGTSDPFTSAGGADDDDLYS; encoded by the exons gaaagaaaaggaaagataCTATCTGTATTGCACTTGCAGATGAAACATGTGAggaaccaaaaatacgaatgAACAAGGTTGTGAGAAACAATCTCAGGGTTAGGCTTGGAGATGTTGTTTCGGTGCATCAATGTGCGGATGTTAAATATGGAAAGCGCGTTCACATTCTTCCTGTGGATGATACTATTGAAGGAGTTACAGGGAATCTCTTTGATGCATACTTAAAAC CTTACTTCCTTGAGGCATATAGACCAGTGAGAAAGGGAGACTTCTTCCTTGTTAGAGGGGGGATGAGAAGTGTAGAATTCAAGGTTATTGAAACTGACCCATCTGAGTACTGTGTTGTTGCCCCAGACACAGAGATCTTCTGTGAAGGAGAGCCCATTAAAAGGGAAGATGAGAATCGATTAGATGAGGTTGGTTATGATGACGTTGGTGGTGTAAGAAAGCAGATGGCACAGATTAGGGAGCTGGTGGAACTGCCTCTGAGGCACCCACAGTTATTCAAGTCTATTGGTGTCAAGCCACCAAAAGGAATTCTGTTGTATGGACCCCCTGGATCTGGCAAGACTTTAATTGCTCGTGCAGTTGCAAATGAAACAGGTGCCTTCTTTTTCTGCATTAATGGCCCTGAGATCATGTCAAAACTTGCTGGCGAGAGTGAAAGCAATCTAAGGAAGGCATTTGAGGAAGCAGAGAAGAATGCTCCGTCCATCATCTTCATTGATGAGATAGATTCCATAGCTCCTAAGCGAGAGAAGACTCACGGTGAAGTTGAGAGGAGGATTGTTTCCCAGCTCTTGACCCTCATGGATGGTCTTAAATCACGAGCTCATGTAATCGTTATGGGAGCCACAAATCGGCCCAATAGCATTGACCCTGCACTTAGGAGATTTGGAAGGTTTGATCGGGAGATTGATATTGGTGTTCCAGATGAAGTCGGGCGTCTCGAGGTTCTCCGAATTCATACAAAGAATATGAAGCTTGCAGAAGAT GTTGATTTAGAAAAGATTGCCAAGGATACACATGGCTATGTTGGTGCTGATCTAGCTGCTTTGTGTACTGAAGCAGCACTTCAATGCATCAGAGAGAAAATGGATGTGATTGACTTGGAAGATGAGACAATTGACGCCGAAATATTGAACTCTATGGCAGTGTCAAATGAGCATTTCCAGACTGCTCTTGGATCAAGCAATCCTTCTGCTCTCCGTGAAACA GTTGTTGAAGTTCCCAATTGCAGCTGGGAAGATATTGGAGGTCTTGAAAATGTTAAGAGGGAACTCCAAGAG aCTGTTCAATATCCAGTGGAACACCCCgaaaaatttgagaaatttgGAATGTCACCTTCTAAGGGAGTTCTTTTCTATGGTCCTCCTGGCTGTGGTAAAACACTTTTGGCCAAAGCTATTGCCAATGAATGCCAGGCAAACTTCATCAGTGTAAAAGGTCCTGAGCTACTCACAATGTGGTTTGGAGAAAGTGAGGCTAACGTGAGGGAAATTTTTGACAAGGCTCGTGGTTCTGCTCCGTGTGTTCTATTCTTTGATGAACTTGACTCCATTGCAACTCAG AGAGGCAGTAGTGTTGGAGATGCTGGGGGTGCTGCTGACAGAGTTTTGAACCAGCTGCTGACAGAAATGGATGGGATGTCAGCAAAGAAAACTGTGTTCATCATTGGCGCCACTAATCGACCAGACATTATAGACCCAGCCCTTCTGCGTCCAGGCCGTCTAGATCAGTTGATTTATATCCCCCTCCCAGATGAAGATTCACGTCATCAGATATTTAAAGCTTGCTTGAGAAAATCCCCCATCTCAAAAGATGTTGATATTAGAGCTCTTGCAAAGTACACCCAAGGATTTAGTGGTGCTGATATTACTGAAATTTGCCAGCGTGCATGCAAGTATGCCATAAGAGAGAACATTGAGAAG GACATTGAAAGAGAGAGAAGGAGAAGTGAGAACCCTGAAGCCATGGAAGAGGATGTTGAAGATGAGGTAGCTGAAATCAAGGCAGCTCATTTTGAGGAATCAATGAAGTATGCACGAAGGAGTGTTAGTGATGCTGACATTCGCAAATACCAGGCATTTGCTCAAACATTGCAGCAGTCCAGAGGGTTTGGATCTGAGTTTAGGTTTGCAGATTCCAGCTCTGGTGGCACTACTGCTGCTGCAGGGACATCTGACCCATTTACATCTGCTGGTGGAGCTGATGATGATGATCTTTACAGTTAG
- the LOC101499662 gene encoding cell division cycle protein 48 homolog isoform X2, whose translation MANQPESSDAKGTKRDFSTAILERKKAPNRLVVDEAVNDDNSVVALHPDTMEKLQLFRGDTILIKVTKRKDTICIALADETCEEPKIRMNKVVRNNLRVRLGDVVSVHQCADVKYGKRVHILPVDDTIEGVTGNLFDAYLKPYFLEAYRPVRKGDFFLVRGGMRSVEFKVIETDPSEYCVVAPDTEIFCEGEPIKREDENRLDEVGYDDVGGVRKQMAQIRELVELPLRHPQLFKSIGVKPPKGILLYGPPGSGKTLIARAVANETGAFFFCINGPEIMSKLAGESESNLRKAFEEAEKNAPSIIFIDEIDSIAPKREKTHGEVERRIVSQLLTLMDGLKSRAHVIVMGATNRPNSIDPALRRFGRFDREIDIGVPDEVGRLEVLRIHTKNMKLAEDVDLEKIAKDTHGYVGADLAALCTEAALQCIREKMDVIDLEDETIDAEILNSMAVSNEHFQTALGSSNPSALRETVVEVPNCSWEDIGGLENVKRELQETVQYPVEHPEKFEKFGMSPSKGVLFYGPPGCGKTLLAKAIANECQANFISVKGPELLTMWFGESEANVREIFDKARGSAPCVLFFDELDSIATQRGSSVGDAGGAADRVLNQLLTEMDGMSAKKTVFIIGATNRPDIIDPALLRPGRLDQLIYIPLPDEDSRHQIFKACLRKSPISKDVDIRALAKYTQGFSGADITEICQRACKYAIRENIEKDIERERRRSENPEAMEEDVEDEVAEIKAAHFEESMKYARRSVSDADIRKYQAFAQTLQQSRGFGSEFRFADSSSGGTTAAAGTSDPFTSAGGADDDDLYS comes from the exons aaaaggaaagataCTATCTGTATTGCACTTGCAGATGAAACATGTGAggaaccaaaaatacgaatgAACAAGGTTGTGAGAAACAATCTCAGGGTTAGGCTTGGAGATGTTGTTTCGGTGCATCAATGTGCGGATGTTAAATATGGAAAGCGCGTTCACATTCTTCCTGTGGATGATACTATTGAAGGAGTTACAGGGAATCTCTTTGATGCATACTTAAAAC CTTACTTCCTTGAGGCATATAGACCAGTGAGAAAGGGAGACTTCTTCCTTGTTAGAGGGGGGATGAGAAGTGTAGAATTCAAGGTTATTGAAACTGACCCATCTGAGTACTGTGTTGTTGCCCCAGACACAGAGATCTTCTGTGAAGGAGAGCCCATTAAAAGGGAAGATGAGAATCGATTAGATGAGGTTGGTTATGATGACGTTGGTGGTGTAAGAAAGCAGATGGCACAGATTAGGGAGCTGGTGGAACTGCCTCTGAGGCACCCACAGTTATTCAAGTCTATTGGTGTCAAGCCACCAAAAGGAATTCTGTTGTATGGACCCCCTGGATCTGGCAAGACTTTAATTGCTCGTGCAGTTGCAAATGAAACAGGTGCCTTCTTTTTCTGCATTAATGGCCCTGAGATCATGTCAAAACTTGCTGGCGAGAGTGAAAGCAATCTAAGGAAGGCATTTGAGGAAGCAGAGAAGAATGCTCCGTCCATCATCTTCATTGATGAGATAGATTCCATAGCTCCTAAGCGAGAGAAGACTCACGGTGAAGTTGAGAGGAGGATTGTTTCCCAGCTCTTGACCCTCATGGATGGTCTTAAATCACGAGCTCATGTAATCGTTATGGGAGCCACAAATCGGCCCAATAGCATTGACCCTGCACTTAGGAGATTTGGAAGGTTTGATCGGGAGATTGATATTGGTGTTCCAGATGAAGTCGGGCGTCTCGAGGTTCTCCGAATTCATACAAAGAATATGAAGCTTGCAGAAGAT GTTGATTTAGAAAAGATTGCCAAGGATACACATGGCTATGTTGGTGCTGATCTAGCTGCTTTGTGTACTGAAGCAGCACTTCAATGCATCAGAGAGAAAATGGATGTGATTGACTTGGAAGATGAGACAATTGACGCCGAAATATTGAACTCTATGGCAGTGTCAAATGAGCATTTCCAGACTGCTCTTGGATCAAGCAATCCTTCTGCTCTCCGTGAAACA GTTGTTGAAGTTCCCAATTGCAGCTGGGAAGATATTGGAGGTCTTGAAAATGTTAAGAGGGAACTCCAAGAG aCTGTTCAATATCCAGTGGAACACCCCgaaaaatttgagaaatttgGAATGTCACCTTCTAAGGGAGTTCTTTTCTATGGTCCTCCTGGCTGTGGTAAAACACTTTTGGCCAAAGCTATTGCCAATGAATGCCAGGCAAACTTCATCAGTGTAAAAGGTCCTGAGCTACTCACAATGTGGTTTGGAGAAAGTGAGGCTAACGTGAGGGAAATTTTTGACAAGGCTCGTGGTTCTGCTCCGTGTGTTCTATTCTTTGATGAACTTGACTCCATTGCAACTCAG AGAGGCAGTAGTGTTGGAGATGCTGGGGGTGCTGCTGACAGAGTTTTGAACCAGCTGCTGACAGAAATGGATGGGATGTCAGCAAAGAAAACTGTGTTCATCATTGGCGCCACTAATCGACCAGACATTATAGACCCAGCCCTTCTGCGTCCAGGCCGTCTAGATCAGTTGATTTATATCCCCCTCCCAGATGAAGATTCACGTCATCAGATATTTAAAGCTTGCTTGAGAAAATCCCCCATCTCAAAAGATGTTGATATTAGAGCTCTTGCAAAGTACACCCAAGGATTTAGTGGTGCTGATATTACTGAAATTTGCCAGCGTGCATGCAAGTATGCCATAAGAGAGAACATTGAGAAG GACATTGAAAGAGAGAGAAGGAGAAGTGAGAACCCTGAAGCCATGGAAGAGGATGTTGAAGATGAGGTAGCTGAAATCAAGGCAGCTCATTTTGAGGAATCAATGAAGTATGCACGAAGGAGTGTTAGTGATGCTGACATTCGCAAATACCAGGCATTTGCTCAAACATTGCAGCAGTCCAGAGGGTTTGGATCTGAGTTTAGGTTTGCAGATTCCAGCTCTGGTGGCACTACTGCTGCTGCAGGGACATCTGACCCATTTACATCTGCTGGTGGAGCTGATGATGATGATCTTTACAGTTAG